The segment ACCAACCGAGAACCTGGTGTGGATCCCTTTGCCCATGGGGGACTGTTATGACAACAGTAAGCTTTAACAGAAGGTTTAAACTTGAAATCGGAGAAGATTGTAAAAATTGTAGAGTGTGTACAAAGGTATGTAATATACCTCAACAATTACACCAAAGTTTAGATGAAAGAAAAGAAAAATCAGGCAAAGTTTATATTGGAGATCGTTGTATAAACTGTTTGGCCTGTGTAGAAAAGTGTCCAACAAAACAAATTAAAATAAAAGAATGACCAGCAAAAATTGGTCATTCTTTTATTTTTTATTTATACCCTTATTAGTTTAAAGTATCCATTTCCAAATATACTTTTTACATAATCTACTTTAGTGTTGGTAAACTTTTTAAATCATTTCTATGGCCCTTTGTGGGCAAACTTTAGCACATTTACCACAACCAATACATTTTTCTTCATCAACTTTATAAGAATTAATTGTCTCATCAAAATAAATGGCATTAACAGGACAAACCCTTTTAGCTGGGCAAAAAGGAGATTTGTCACACTTAGAAGGTTTTATATATGCTATCAAAATAGTCCCTCCTCTCAGTTGGTGATTTTTATTATAATACTACATATACAGGGTATAGGTATATTATAGCATTGGAAATCACAAAATTCAATATATTATTTTAAACAAAAGAAAGTTTTACTTAAAAAATAAGTTTAATATTTTAGTGGAAAGGAAAACCTATATATAAACTAAAATTTTAAACAGAGGTGAACTTAGTTGAAATCCAAAGTTATTATAGTCTTATTTACAATTTTTCTCTTTTCTTTTTCTGGTATAGTACTTGCAGAAAATGAATTAGAAGATGGTAGTTATTATACTTTATACGATGAGAATAATAATGTCTTATTAAGGACTGGGATAGTTATCCACGTTGGAGATAAATTCATCGATCATAACAATATTCATTATGTAGTATATAAAGTAGATTCGGTAAATTTAAAAGCCTGGGCAAAAAAAATAGATCCAGATGAAGTAACAACATTTACTATAAGTAATTTTGCCCAATTAAAAGGAGCAGATCAAAGGAGAATAGGACTATATTATACCCATAGTGGAGAAAGCTATGTTCCTTCTGATGGCTATGCCCAAACGGATAGAAGGCGAGGTGGCATATACAAAGTAGGAGAAAGACTAGCTCAAAGGTTGGAAGAACTAGAAGTAGAAGTTATAAATAATCGTCGTACCCATTTTCCTTATGCTGGATCCTATCGCCGGTCTAGAAGAACGGCAAAGGAAATAATAGATAAAAAAGTAGATGCTATTTTTGATGTTCATCGGGATGCTACACCAGTAAATGAATATTTAGAAGAAATAAATGGTGAAAAAATTACTCAAGTTTTAATAGTTGTTGGCAGACAAAATCCAGCTTTCAAAGTAAATGAAGAATTTGCTTTAAAATTAAAAGCAGTGGGAGATGAAATGTATCCTAAGCTTGTTAAAGGTATTTTTTATGCTCGAGGTGGGTACAATCAAGATTTACATCCTAGGGCTTTATTGTTGGAAATAGGAGCCCATACAAATAAAAGGGAGCATGCAGAAAGGGGAGCAGAGCTTTTTGCAGAAGTCATTACTAAAACCCTATATGGAGATTTAGAGGTACCAAAAGCTACGGAAGAACTAGAAGAAAACCCTAAATCATTGGAAGAAGAGGAAAACAATGACCCTCCTAAAGTACAATCCACTGTAAACAGTGGTGGCACTGGAAGAGGAGGACTATTAAAAGGCATGATGATAGTTTTATTATTAACAGTTATAGGTGGAGGGGGCTATTTACTAATTAGTGTAGGAGATACTCGGGAGATAGAAAGAAAAATCAGGAATTTTCTATCAAAGGAATTTGCTAATGCTTTAATTGGGAAAAAAGGTAAAAAGGAAAAGTAAAAGTTGACACTATCAGAAAAGGGGTATATCATAAAATTAGAAAATTTTCTTTGAAATGGGTAAAATTTGATTTAGGGGGGAGGAAAAATGTTTTTGAAGTTTTTTTTAGCAGCCTTGATTTCTGCAATTACATATATTGATGCAACAGCTGTAGGACAAACTATGATTTCTCGCCCCATAGTTTCAGCACCTATTATTGGTTTAATTTTAGGTGATTTACAAACTGGTATTTTAGTTGGAGTATTGTTGGAATTATTATGGGTTGGTACACTACCTGTAGGTGCAACAGTACCACCGGAATCAACTTTTGCCGCTGTAAATACAGTGGCTATTGCTATCCTAACTGGTTTTACCGATGTAAGTAGTTTAATCTTAATATTTATCTTTTTAATACCATTTCTTTACATAGCTAGTTTTTTTGAGGATAAAATTAGAGGTAAAAATAACAAATTGACTATAATAGCTGAAAAACTAATAGAAGAAGGGAAACTAGATAAATTAGTCCGATTACATTTTTTAGGTTTGTCTCGATTTTTTAGCAAAACATTTATCATTTCCTTAATTGCAGTTACAATAGGTTATTATATCATCCCCCCAGTTTACCAAGATTTACCACAATCCTTTTATAATACATTGGAAATAGGAGGCAAAATACTACCTATTTTAGGGGTCGCAGTAGTTATAGATTTATTGATAAACAAAAGAAATCTGTATTTTTTATTTTTGGGTTTACTCTTAGGATTATTTAATGTTAATCTTTGGTTATTATTGCTAATTAGTATTGTTGCTGTAATCCTTTACCTTTTATTTTTAAGGGGGGGAGATTTTGAATAAATTTTATCTCTTAGTAAAAACAGTATTTAGAAGTATGTTTATTCAAGGTTCCATGAACTTTGAAAGGATGCATAACCTAGGAATAGTTTATATTTTATTACCAGCATTAAAGGCTATTTATAAAGATGAAGAGAAATTAAAGGAAGTTCTTAAAGGGCACTTAGAGTTTTATAATTGCCATCCATATATGTCATCATTTGTATTGGGAACTGTTATAAAATTAGAAGAGAAAAGACAAAGGGGTGAATTACCTAATCCAAAGTTTATCAGTCAAGTGAAAACTGGAATGATGGGACCATTAGCTGCGATGGGAGACTTGTTTTTTTGGCGTACTTTACGACCAATGGCAGCAGTTATTGCTGTAACCTTTGCTTTAAATGGATATCTATATGCTCCTTTGATCTTTTTAGTACTATATAATATACCCCATATCTATATCCGGATTGTTGGGGTATTTTTAGGGTATAAAGAAGATATAAAAATTATCAATAAAGTACAATCCTTTAATGTCAATAATATTGTTAAGGCATTTGGGGCAGTTGGTATCTTTTTCTCAGCAGTTCTTTTTGCTAGTATAATTAATTGGGATATTATTACAATTTCAGCATTTTACTATTTTGCTGTTTTGTTATTTGCTTTGTTTTTCCTTAGAAGAGGAATTAAAGTGTTAAATGTTTTTGCTATCTTTATGGTAATTACTTTTATTTTTCAAATAATAAAGGGATAATGGGAAGGTGATGATATTGAAAATAGTAGCAGATTTGCATACCCATACCATAGCAAGTGGTCATGCTTATAGTACTTTATTGGAAATGGCTAAAGCTGCCAGTGATAAAGGGTTAGAAATGTTGGCCACTACAGATCATGGACCGAATATGCCGGGAGCACCACACCCCTATTATTTTGGTAATATGAGGGTTGTTCCTAAGGAAATATATGGTGTGGAAATTCTTAGGGGTGTAGAAGCTAATATCTTGGATGAGCAGGGAAATATCGATTTACCCCTTCATTTTCAAAGGAACCTCGATATCTTGTTAGGTGGGTTCCACTTCCCTTGTTATAATTCAGGTAGTGTAGAAGAAAACACAAGGGCTGCAATCCATGCTATGATCCATTCTAAAATCGATGTTTTAGTACATCCAGGAAATCCTGAATTTCAGTTAGATGCAGAGAAGGTAGTTCAAGCAGCTAAAGAAAATAATGTATTAATAGAGATAAATAATAGTTCTTTAGGGGAAGGAAGTAGAAAGGGAAGTTATGATAATTGCTTAGAGATAGCCAAGGCTGTTGCCAAGTATAATTGGATAGTATCTTTAGGAAGTGATGCCCATATTGTTTTTGATGTGGGGAACTTTAGTAAAGCATTAACATTAATTGAAAAAGCTGGGTTAACAGAGGAAAATATAATTAATACTGATATTAAAAAAATAAAAGAGTTTTTAAAATCTCGAAAAAGACCAAGATTCATTGAAGGTTAAGAGGAGGAATAATCATGGAAGAGTTAATTATTGGTGTCGATTTAGGAGGTACAAACATTGCTGCAGCTTTAGTAAAAAAAGATGGTAGTATTATAAAGAAAATTTCTAACCCTACAGAAGCAAACAAGGGTAAAGATGTTGTAATAACTAATTTAATAGCTACTATTGAGGAACTGTTAGGTTATGTAGACCATAATAAAAAAATAAAAGGTATTGGTATCGGAATACCAGGTGTTTGTGATATAGAAAAAGGTCTAGTTAAATTTGCACCAAACCTTTTTTGGGAAAATGTTGAGATAGTGAAGATATTAGAAAGCAAGTTTAATTTGCCAGTCTTTATTGACAATGATGCCAATGCCGCTGCCTTAGGAGAAGTATGGTGTGGGGCTGGTAAAGGGAAAAGAGACATTGTCTGCATTACCCTTGGTACTGGAGTAGGTTGTGGAATTATTTTAAATGGAGAAATTTTTCACGGGGCAGGCAATGGTGCTGGAGAATTAGGACATATAACTGTAAAGGAAGATGGTCCTAAATGTAATTGTGGAAATAATGGGTGTTTAGAGGTATTAGTAGCTGCACCAGCTATAGCAAAAAAGGGTAAAGATGCTTTGTTAAAGGGTGATACTTTATTAAGGGATATCACTGATTTAGAAAAATTAACGGCTAAAGATGTATTTGATGCTGCCAAAAAAGGAGATAAAATCTGTCTAGATATAATTAAGGATGTGGCTAATAATTTGGGATTAGCTATTGCCAATGTCATAAATATATTAAATCCTCAAATGATCATCATTGGTGGCGGAGTAGCGGCAGCAGGGGATATCTTGTTTAAACCTTTAGAAGAAGTTGTTGCTAAAAGGGCCTTGAAAGATTTATATAAAGATGTAGAAATAGTTCCTGCCCAATTAGGAAATGATGCAGGAATTATTGGAGCTGCAGCATTGGTTAAATAAAGTAGTAAATTTATCAAAAAGGGGGAAAATTATTTTAAAAAGGAGGAACCCCCTTTGAAAATAATAGGTGATTATCATACCCATACAAAATATAGTCACGGGAAGGGAACTATAGAAGAAAATGTAGTTATGGCAATTAAGAGAGGTTTAAAAGAAATTGGAATTGCTGAACATGGGCCTAGAGTTTTATTTGTGGGAGTATCAGAAAAAAAATTACATAAAATTGCCGATGAAATAGAAATTTTAAGAACAAAGTATAAAGAGATAAAAATTCTCTTTAATATTGAAGCTAATCTCTTGGATATTCATGGTAATATTGATGTTCCTCCTAGTATTTTACCTCGTCTAGATATGTTACTTTTAGGCTTTCATCCCAATATACTCCCTACTTATCATTATTTGCCTTTAGTATATAACAACTTTTTAGCTTCTCTCAGTTCCCAAAATTTAGAAAAGGCTCGAGATCTTAATACAACGGCTTTAGTTAATGCTGTTAATAAATATAAAATTGATATTATTACCCATCCTGGCCATAGAATCCATATAGATACTGGTCGTTTAGCAAAGGCTTGTGCTAATAGGAAAACTGCTTTAGAAATAAATTGCCGACAGGGTCAGAAAATCGAAGACTTTGTAGAGGTAGCTTTAAAAGAAGGGGTAAAATTTTATATAAATACAGATGCCCATAAACCTGAAGATGTGGGGAATTTTCATGAAGGAATAGAAATTGCTAAAAAGCTAAAGATACCTAAAGAATTCATCGTTAACTGTAACTGAGGAGGAAACTTTATGGAATTTGTTATTGTTACAGGAATGTCTGGAGCAGGGAAAACATTGGCATTGAGGAGTTTTGAAGACCTGGGGTATTTTTGTATTGATAATCTTCCCCCTGCCCTCATTCCCAAATTTGCTGACCTTTGTGCTCAATCGGAAGGTAATATCACAAAAGTAGCAATTGTAGTAGATATTCGGGGAGGTCAGTTTTTTAAAGATTTAAATTTTATCTTACAAAATAATGGCTTCCAATTTAAAATTCTCTTTTTGGAAGCTAAAGATGATGTATTAATAAGGCGTTTTAAAGAAACCCGTAGAACCCATCCTTTAGCTTTAGATGATAGAATAATTGATGGTATTGCTAAAGAAAGGGAAATGTTGGAGGGGCTTAGGGATAAAGCTAATATAGTTATAGATACATCGGATTTCACTGGACATCAATTAATTGCTAAAATAAAAGAACTTTTTAAAGGTACTGATACAAAGGATTTATTGATAACTATTATTTCCTTTGGTTTTAAATATGGAATTCCCTTAGATTCTGATATGGTCTTTGATGTTCGTTTTTTACCTAACCCTTTCTACGATGAAAATTTAAAAAATTACACTGGAAATGATAAAAATGTTCAAGATTATATTATGGCAGCTAAGCAGACATCGGTCTTTTTGCGTAAATTAGAAGATATGATCGACTTTTTGATTCCTTACTACAAAGAAGAAGGCAAAAGTCAATTAATTATCTCTATTGGCTGTACTGGTGGAAAACATCGTTCTGTAACAGTAGCTAATAAATTAAAGGAAAAATTACAAAGGGATGGGAAATTAGCCAAAACATTCCATAGAGATATTGATAAAGGAAAATAATTTGGGAATGTACTATTAGAAGTTCTGGGAAAAAACGGGGGGATATTTATGAAGTGGTTATACCCAGGTTTAGGGATAAAAAGGTGGATTTTAGTTACTATTTTATCCCTATTTCTTTTCTTATTTAATTTTACAACGATAATTATAGGGGTTAACGATATTGCCACTTTAGGAAAGAGGCTATTTGAAGGGGTTTTTAATTATTTAGGAGATTATGTATATATCATTTCTATAATTTCAGGGATTACAAGTCTGTTTATCTTAGTTTTTGCTGTTATTAAGACTAACCAGGCAATAATAAGGGTTATCCTACCTAATGACATTGAAGATGCTAAAGTAGTAGATCTTATGTATAGTAAGCGATTTTTAGGACGGGGGCCCAAATTAGTAGTTATTGGCGGAGGAACAGGGCTCTCTGTTTTATTGAGGGGGCTAAAAAATTATACATCTAATATCACTGCTGTGGTTACAGTAGCTGATGATGGAGGAAGTTCAGGTAGAATTAGGGGAGAAATGGGAATTTTACCTCCTGGAGATATTAGGAATTGTTTAATTGCTTTATCAGAATCAGAGCCTGTTTTAGAAAAGGTATTTCAACATAGGTTTAAAACGGGGATTGGTCTAGAAGGCCATAATTTTGGTAATTTGTTTTTAGCTGCTTTTACTGAATTAATGGGATTTGAGCAGGCGGTAAAGGAAA is part of the Anaerobranca gottschalkii DSM 13577 genome and harbors:
- a CDS encoding 4Fe-4S binding protein, with translation MIAYIKPSKCDKSPFCPAKRVCPVNAIYFDETINSYKVDEEKCIGCGKCAKVCPQRAIEMI
- the spoIIP gene encoding stage II sporulation protein P; its protein translation is MKSKVIIVLFTIFLFSFSGIVLAENELEDGSYYTLYDENNNVLLRTGIVIHVGDKFIDHNNIHYVVYKVDSVNLKAWAKKIDPDEVTTFTISNFAQLKGADQRRIGLYYTHSGESYVPSDGYAQTDRRRGGIYKVGERLAQRLEELEVEVINNRRTHFPYAGSYRRSRRTAKEIIDKKVDAIFDVHRDATPVNEYLEEINGEKITQVLIVVGRQNPAFKVNEEFALKLKAVGDEMYPKLVKGIFYARGGYNQDLHPRALLLEIGAHTNKREHAERGAELFAEVITKTLYGDLEVPKATEELEENPKSLEEEENNDPPKVQSTVNSGGTGRGGLLKGMMIVLLLTVIGGGGYLLISVGDTREIERKIRNFLSKEFANALIGKKGKKEK
- a CDS encoding PTS sugar transporter subunit IIC gives rise to the protein MFLKFFLAALISAITYIDATAVGQTMISRPIVSAPIIGLILGDLQTGILVGVLLELLWVGTLPVGATVPPESTFAAVNTVAIAILTGFTDVSSLILIFIFLIPFLYIASFFEDKIRGKNNKLTIIAEKLIEEGKLDKLVRLHFLGLSRFFSKTFIISLIAVTIGYYIIPPVYQDLPQSFYNTLEIGGKILPILGVAVVIDLLINKRNLYFLFLGLLLGLFNVNLWLLLLISIVAVILYLLFLRGGDFE
- a CDS encoding PTS system mannose/fructose/sorbose family transporter subunit IID, yielding MNKFYLLVKTVFRSMFIQGSMNFERMHNLGIVYILLPALKAIYKDEEKLKEVLKGHLEFYNCHPYMSSFVLGTVIKLEEKRQRGELPNPKFISQVKTGMMGPLAAMGDLFFWRTLRPMAAVIAVTFALNGYLYAPLIFLVLYNIPHIYIRIVGVFLGYKEDIKIINKVQSFNVNNIVKAFGAVGIFFSAVLFASIINWDIITISAFYYFAVLLFALFFLRRGIKVLNVFAIFMVITFIFQIIKG
- a CDS encoding phosphatase — its product is MKIVADLHTHTIASGHAYSTLLEMAKAASDKGLEMLATTDHGPNMPGAPHPYYFGNMRVVPKEIYGVEILRGVEANILDEQGNIDLPLHFQRNLDILLGGFHFPCYNSGSVEENTRAAIHAMIHSKIDVLVHPGNPEFQLDAEKVVQAAKENNVLIEINNSSLGEGSRKGSYDNCLEIAKAVAKYNWIVSLGSDAHIVFDVGNFSKALTLIEKAGLTEENIINTDIKKIKEFLKSRKRPRFIEG
- a CDS encoding ROK family protein; this translates as MEELIIGVDLGGTNIAAALVKKDGSIIKKISNPTEANKGKDVVITNLIATIEELLGYVDHNKKIKGIGIGIPGVCDIEKGLVKFAPNLFWENVEIVKILESKFNLPVFIDNDANAAALGEVWCGAGKGKRDIVCITLGTGVGCGIILNGEIFHGAGNGAGELGHITVKEDGPKCNCGNNGCLEVLVAAPAIAKKGKDALLKGDTLLRDITDLEKLTAKDVFDAAKKGDKICLDIIKDVANNLGLAIANVINILNPQMIIIGGGVAAAGDILFKPLEEVVAKRALKDLYKDVEIVPAQLGNDAGIIGAAALVK
- a CDS encoding PHP domain-containing protein codes for the protein MKIIGDYHTHTKYSHGKGTIEENVVMAIKRGLKEIGIAEHGPRVLFVGVSEKKLHKIADEIEILRTKYKEIKILFNIEANLLDIHGNIDVPPSILPRLDMLLLGFHPNILPTYHYLPLVYNNFLASLSSQNLEKARDLNTTALVNAVNKYKIDIITHPGHRIHIDTGRLAKACANRKTALEINCRQGQKIEDFVEVALKEGVKFYINTDAHKPEDVGNFHEGIEIAKKLKIPKEFIVNCN
- the rapZ gene encoding RNase adapter RapZ — protein: MEFVIVTGMSGAGKTLALRSFEDLGYFCIDNLPPALIPKFADLCAQSEGNITKVAIVVDIRGGQFFKDLNFILQNNGFQFKILFLEAKDDVLIRRFKETRRTHPLALDDRIIDGIAKEREMLEGLRDKANIVIDTSDFTGHQLIAKIKELFKGTDTKDLLITIISFGFKYGIPLDSDMVFDVRFLPNPFYDENLKNYTGNDKNVQDYIMAAKQTSVFLRKLEDMIDFLIPYYKEEGKSQLIISIGCTGGKHRSVTVANKLKEKLQRDGKLAKTFHRDIDKGK